One genomic window of Monodelphis domestica isolate mMonDom1 chromosome 1, mMonDom1.pri, whole genome shotgun sequence includes the following:
- the LOC103100190 gene encoding ovomucoid-like: MKAAAVCLFLMLTLMSTFNVESISANTVDCSNPKQSPAADLRLCTMEYNPMCGSNGETYSNKCLFCSAVRKSNDKIKFAHMGEC; the protein is encoded by the exons ATGAAAGCAGCAGCTGTTTGCCTGTTCTTAATGCTGACACTGATGTCTACCTTTA ATGTGGAGTCCATCTCAGCTAATACA GTTGACTGCAGTAATCCTAAACAATCACCAGCAGCAGATTTGAGATTGTGTACTATGGAATATAATCCAATGTGTGGTTCAAATGGGGAAACATATTCCAATAAATGTCTTTTCTGCTCTGCTGTTAG GAAAAGCAATGACAAAATCAAATTTGCACATATGGGGGAGTGTTGA